A window of Blastocatellia bacterium genomic DNA:
CAGATGCTTGTCGGACAGAAACGTCAGCGATTTCGCGGCCATGGGCGAGAATTTGAATCGTTGCGCGACTTTGTCACCGGCGACGAGATTCGCCACATTGCATGGACAGCTACGGCGCGGCGCGGACGGTTGATTACCCGTCAGTATCAAATTGAGCAAAACCAAAACCTAATGATTATGCTCGATACAGGTCGGCTGATGAAGGCGCAAATTGATCGCCTCAGCAAGCTCGACCATGCCATCAATGCGGCGCTGGCGCTGGCTTACGTTGGGTTGAGCGGCAACGATAACGTTGGTTTGCTCATCTTTAACCGGCACGTTCGCGCCTATGTTCCCCCGCATCATCGTCCGCGGCAGCTTAATGTCTTGTTAGAGACGCTCTACAACGTCGAAGCGGAACTCGTTGAATCCAACTATGCACAGGCGTTTCAATACTTCACCGCGCGCAACAAAAAGCGATCGCTCGTCGTGATCCTCACGGACATCATTGACCGTGAATCATCGGAGCAAATGCTTGCCTATACCTCCCTGCTCACAACGCACCATTTGCCATTGCTCGTGACTATTAGCGATGTGGATTTACATCAGTTGGTGCAACAGGTGCCGGCTAAGCTGGCTGATGTGTATCAACAGGCTGTGGCAGAAGAATTGCTGCACCAACGACGCCAAGCGCTAGCGCATTTGAGCAGTCGCGGAGGATTGGTCCTTGATGTGCCAGCGGGAAACATGGCTGTTGAGCTGGTCAATCAATACCTGGAAATCAAAGAGCAAGGGCTGCTGTAAGAGAATGGTCAATAGCGCGAGCGGCGTAGCGCGAACATGGCATTATCATCAGGTCAAACTGGAGCGTTTCACCAGTTCAGCATTGGCGCGACGACGACGAATCAGGATCACCACCAATACGGTGGCAACCAGCACGGCGAAGATGATCGGATACTGCGTTTGCAGCACCTGGGCTGCTCGATCACCGAAGCGCGCGCCCATGTATCCTTCCACCCCGTAGCGAATGAGTCGTCCGACCAGCACGCCAGCGAAGAATTTTCCTCTCGACATATTGAACACGCCGGCAGCGATGATGATCAATTTCATCGGGAAAGGGGGCGGAGCCATGACTGCTGTGATCACAGCCCACAGCGCATGCTGATCCATCTTTTGCGTGACCCATGCTCGGCGGCGTGGCTCAAAGCGGGATAAAGCCACTGGCCCGCTGATGCGACCAATTCCGTAAAGAACCAGGCAACCCAGCGCCGAGCCAATGGCAGCGGCCAACACGATCAACGGAACTTGCGCCGGTTGTTGCCACGAGAGGAAAAGCACGAGCGCATCAGGCCCACCGGCCATCGGCACGCCGGCTGAATCCAAAAAAGCTATCACAGCCAAACCAGGCGCGCCCAACGTCAACAAGAATTGCTTAGCGGTTTGGAGGAAGCTCACAAAACGTCGGGTCCACCTTCTATCGAATTAGACATCAGCGACGCCGGCGGCGAGTCCGAGGCCTTGCTGCCAGCTTCGATACGCGCCTCAAACAAACGGTAAGCGACAAAGGCAATGAGGACCACCACGACAATGATGAGCACAACCAGCAGCGAATGCTCCTTGATGAACGTTTCCACTTGCTCACCAAAAAACACGGCCAACAACCCCATCGCAAAATATCGAACAGCCCGCGCCAACGCGACTGTCATCACAAACTGTCGAACCGGAAATTGTAACGCGCCGGCCGTCGCCACAAATGATTTGAACGGCGTCGGAGGGGGACAAAGAGCAGGAATGATAATGGCCAACGACCCATACTGAGCGAAAACTTTCTCAATGGTCCTCACCCGCGAGGCAGAGAACCACCGATGAAGAAATACCTGCCCACCCTTGCGAGCAACGCTATACAACATCAAACAACCAACCACTGAGCCGGCAGTCGTGATGAGCGGCCAAAACAGAATCTCACGGGGACGATTCGCCACATTAGTGACGACAATGATGTCGTTGATTTCAGGAATACTGAGGAAGGAAGAATCAAGAACAGCAATTAAAAATACACCCCACGGACCTAAGGATTGCAGTGAATCAATGATCTTCTCCATCGCCGCCTTCTTGGTCTCGCTTCATCATTGGGTTCACCGGCAATCGTGAGCTATGGCTTATTGAATCTTTAAGGTATACCGTCCTGTCCCGTCTTTGTGCAGGCTGTTGACGCGAATATGATAACGACCGGTGTAGCTGAGCGTGATTTCAATCCGAGCCGTGCGCGTATCCGCATCAGCGGAACTGCTGATCAGCTCGGTTCCGTCACGATCCATCAATGCCAGATATGGCTCAAAACTGGTCGAGGTCAATTCAATCTTGATCCGTTGTCCGGCTTGCCCTTCAAACACATACCGATCATACAGCGATCCATCCAGCGGCAACCGTTTGTCCCCCTCACTCAGGCTCCCCACGCGTGTTTCACCCACCTGAATGGTTGACTGAGCTAGCAGGGTCGAAGGCATGATGACCAGTGTAAGCAACGTCAGTTGTCCGATAAACCTCCACATACAAATGCTCCTCTGTCAAATTGACGGTGGTTCGATGAAGGCCAGTCGGTTCAGGTTGTACACCCTGACCAGACTGGAAAACGACGCGGGGCGCTCTCGCACCCTTGCAAACTGCCATGGTGAAAGTTTCATTCCCACGATCTGGAACCCCACACACAAGGCCGTTAGTATAGCGCATGGAGGAAAACAAGGCCAAGCCTTTTTGCGTGTAGATGCTTCTTGATCCGCTGCAGGATTTCCCCAGCCCGCCGTCGAGCAATCAGCAGAATGTTCTCGTCGGATTGCAAATCATGCAACAGCGGAACAAACTTGACCGGCTCGGCAATCCAGCCGTTGTTTATCTCCCGTTGCAGCGCCATCAGCTCTTTGTCCAGACCAAGCGGCTCATACTGACGAACCAGTTGCAATGTGAACAGCCGCGTCTCTTGGGTAGTAATATGCCGAAGCAAATTCGCCAGCTCACGCATCACAGGATGCTGCGTGTGATTAAAGCTCACCTGCCGTTGGCGTTCCCCTTGACGCACCCGCCAGGTGATCGTGCCCAGATGCGACAAATCGCGCTTGGATTGATAATTCTCCTGGCTGGTGAGGAACTGCATCTGCGCCACGTAGCCGTCAATCTGATGGACCGTCTCCGGCAGCAGGCTCAGATCCAATCGAATCGGCTCTTCGTCATTTTTTCGACGGAAGATGAACTGGCCACGCCCGGTTTGATTGAAATACATCTCGACCCAGCTCAAGTCCATCATGGTTGACTCGAACCGGTAGTAGTATTCGGTTTGGCCGACGCCGTGATCGAGGCTCGGCGATTGCGCGCCCTGAGCCCACGCCACGATCAACGCGCCCATCAGTGCCAGCCATCCCCTATGCCACATGCGCCACTCCACAACGATTGCCATAACCAGCTCATTGTAACCTGACAGAAACCAGTTTGGAAACGCCCGGTTCCTCCATGGTGACGCCGTGAAGAGATTTGGCCGCCTGCATGGTGATCTTGTTATGAGTAATGATAATGAACTGCGTTTGGTCGCTCATCTCTTGAATTTTTTGAGCAAAGCGCCGAATGTTGACATCATCCAGCGGCGCATCCACTTCGTCCAGCAAACAAAACGGACTCGGCCGGTAGCGAAAGATGGCCAGCAGCAGCGCAATGGCCGTCATGGATTTCTCTCCGCCGGATAACAGATTGATGTTCTGCAACCGCTTGCCTGGCGGTTGAGCAATGATGTCAATGCCGCTTTCCAAGGGGTTCTCTTCATCCAGCAGCACCATCCGCCCTTGCCCGCCACCAAACAGCTCTTGAAACACTTCGCCAAAATTGGCATTGATGGCTTCAAACGCCTCCAGGAACCGGCGACGCGAACGACGCTTGATTTCCTCCAATGCTTGCTCAGTAGCCGCAATAGAGGTCAGCACATCTTGCCGCTGCGCGCTCATGAATTCCCACCGTTCTTGCTGCGCTTGCAGCTCCTCCAGCGCAACCATGTTGACCGGACCAAGCTCCTCTATACTGAGCCGCAGGTGTTGCACCCGTTGCTTGACGGCTGCCATGTCTGCAAGGTCCGTCTTAGTTTCAAGCGGGTTGCCACTTTCAGTAACGAGCCGGATCACCTCCTCCAGCTCCTGAGCCAGCTCGTTGAGACACATCTCCTGTAAGTGGCGAGCGTCAGAGATAAGCTGCGCGCGCTCCACTTGCAAGCGACTCATCTGTTCACGCGCCTGTTGTTCGTCTGCTCTTCGCTCATCTAACAGAGCCTGGAGTTGATCAGCGTGCCGATGCAATTGCTCAACCTGGCGAGCAGCTTGTTCAACCTGCTCTTCAAGTGCTGATCGCTCTGCCGCTAATTGCTCGATAGCTTGCTCAATCATCGCCAATGAGTCTTGCAGATGGTCGGTCTCTTCGCCGACTGACTGGAATTGCTGGGCATTGCTCTGAAGCAGATTGGTCATCTGTTGTTTGCTGCGCTGTAATCGTTCGTAATCCGCTTGGAGGCTACGATGCCGCTCCAGCGCGGTGGCTACCTCCGACCGCTTCAGAGAGACCAGCTCCGCCAGGCGATCAGCCTCGCCACGGAGGGCTGCCAATTCCGCTTGAGTCCGGTCATGCTCAGCCCCAATGTGATTCAACTCGACCTCGGCCTGCTGACGAGCTTCGGTTAGCTTCTGGTGTTTCTCTTGTAATTCCGCGAGGTCGTGCTGGGCTTGAGCGATTTCAAATTCAACCACGCGCAGGTGCTGTTCGGCTCGCGCTCGATCGTTATCCAGGGCGCTCAGTTCAAGGTTCCGTTCCCATGCAGCTTTGTCGGCAGCCTGCTGTTGTGAGCTAGCCTCGTCTACCTGCTGCTGAAGCTCATCAGCCCGCTGTTGAGCGATAGCCAGTTGCTGCTGAGCGCGCGTCAGCGCTTGAGTCAGCTCACTGACGCGAGCAGTCAGGTGGTGAAGTTCTCGTTTCATCCCGAGCAAGCTTTTCACATCTTGGCCGGGTGAGCCACCAGCAACAAACTGACCAGCGCGCACACGATGCCCTTGCGGCGTTAGAAAGAGCCGCTGGCCATCGTCAAAGGAAAGGCGCAACGCCGTCTCCAAATCGGCAACTACCCGCGACGCGGCAAGCTCAGGAAAAGCCCGTCGGAACACATCACTGAGTCCAGGCCGAAGGTTGAGCACGTCCATCAACGACACCATCGCGGCGTTGCTTGACGAGGCCACGGATTCACCATCGGCGGCCATTGCCTTCCCCATCTCAGGAGCAGCCTCGCCACCGTGAAATCCCACGACCAGAAACGAGCTTGGCCCAGACTGTGTTTGCTCAAGGAAAGCCAGCGACTCCAGCGCATCATCCAGCGTGGGCACCAACACCGTTTGCAGAGAATCGCCCAACGCCGCTTCCACCAAACGTTC
This region includes:
- the smc gene encoding chromosome segregation protein SMC, with product MLKLEKLELRGFKSFCDQTELILTDTITAVVGPNGCGKSNLSDAITWVLGEQSARLLRGGKMEDVIFQGTRTRQPVGMAEVTLTFVAERELSVSNGHRRDEDSADGPSDGNGAAAPAIPLSINVAPGERITIGRRLYRSGESEYLLNGRRVRLRDIYDLFSGTGLGPGHYAIIGQGHVGEIITAKPFERRAVIESAAGITRFRMRQRATELKLQSAKQNLARIDDIMAELDRQIKSLKRQAAKARRYRRLKDELRGLLRVLFTAEAVRLESELEAIDHGLDEASRVHAQLKAEVGQLEAQYRQVIDATRQHEATLNELRDQLSATELQLERTRSQRTSCLEHITGLQSKRVDLQQDEVALREQLAALEDELARCSIEVESLTRAVESGQAELIEQECVYKDAMARLKTVEAQLDEWRRRLLEQTNHHANLRYAARQVELDIERVSRQLNGLESEYQRADARRRSLQEQHVALSQAVATDREYAERLKQQREQLEREMKHARAQQAEQERAVAALERERLSVEERLLVLQELERRHAYCSPAVQRLFEWGAANPQVKLLGTLADFVQVAEAHERLVEAALGDSLQTVLVPTLDDALESLAFLEQTQSGPSSFLVVGFHGGEAAPEMGKAMAADGESVASSSNAAMVSLMDVLNLRPGLSDVFRRAFPELAASRVVADLETALRLSFDDGQRLFLTPQGHRVRAGQFVAGGSPGQDVKSLLGMKRELHHLTARVSELTQALTRAQQQLAIAQQRADELQQQVDEASSQQQAADKAAWERNLELSALDNDRARAEQHLRVVEFEIAQAQHDLAELQEKHQKLTEARQQAEVELNHIGAEHDRTQAELAALRGEADRLAELVSLKRSEVATALERHRSLQADYERLQRSKQQMTNLLQSNAQQFQSVGEETDHLQDSLAMIEQAIEQLAAERSALEEQVEQAARQVEQLHRHADQLQALLDERRADEQQAREQMSRLQVERAQLISDARHLQEMCLNELAQELEEVIRLVTESGNPLETKTDLADMAAVKQRVQHLRLSIEELGPVNMVALEELQAQQERWEFMSAQRQDVLTSIAATEQALEEIKRRSRRRFLEAFEAINANFGEVFQELFGGGQGRMVLLDEENPLESGIDIIAQPPGKRLQNINLLSGGEKSMTAIALLLAIFRYRPSPFCLLDEVDAPLDDVNIRRFAQKIQEMSDQTQFIIITHNKITMQAAKSLHGVTMEEPGVSKLVSVRLQ
- a CDS encoding PPC domain-containing protein; this translates as MWRFIGQLTLLTLVIMPSTLLAQSTIQVGETRVGSLSEGDKRLPLDGSLYDRYVFEGQAGQRIKIELTSTSFEPYLALMDRDGTELISSSADADTRTARIEITLSYTGRYHIRVNSLHKDGTGRYTLKIQ
- a CDS encoding DUF58 domain-containing protein — encoded protein: MNFIFARRFFWLLALGLLPLSFSWMIPALVDITIGYNLLLFLAAWFDNAQTGRLMNLQVERHVHHHLSLDAKNAVTLRLWNHSLRAATIQLEDEYPPEMEASHTRLHGSIGPAEALTLSYTLRPNKRGDFQFGKTVCRVLGPYKLVWRQIAFNTGQGVRVYPNFRQARHLDLYAHRHRQMLVGQKRQRFRGHGREFESLRDFVTGDEIRHIAWTATARRGRLITRQYQIEQNQNLMIMLDTGRLMKAQIDRLSKLDHAINAALALAYVGLSGNDNVGLLIFNRHVRAYVPPHHRPRQLNVLLETLYNVEAELVESNYAQAFQYFTARNKKRSLVVILTDIIDRESSEQMLAYTSLLTTHHLPLLVTISDVDLHQLVQQVPAKLADVYQQAVAEELLHQRRQALAHLSSRGGLVLDVPAGNMAVELVNQYLEIKEQGLL
- a CDS encoding VTT domain-containing protein, which translates into the protein MSFLQTAKQFLLTLGAPGLAVIAFLDSAGVPMAGGPDALVLFLSWQQPAQVPLIVLAAAIGSALGCLVLYGIGRISGPVALSRFEPRRRAWVTQKMDQHALWAVITAVMAPPPFPMKLIIIAAGVFNMSRGKFFAGVLVGRLIRYGVEGYMGARFGDRAAQVLQTQYPIIFAVLVATVLVVILIRRRRANAELVKRSSLT
- a CDS encoding VTT domain-containing protein, which produces MEKIIDSLQSLGPWGVFLIAVLDSSFLSIPEINDIIVVTNVANRPREILFWPLITTAGSVVGCLMLYSVARKGGQVFLHRWFSASRVRTIEKVFAQYGSLAIIIPALCPPPTPFKSFVATAGALQFPVRQFVMTVALARAVRYFAMGLLAVFFGEQVETFIKEHSLLVVLIIVVVVLIAFVAYRLFEARIEAGSKASDSPPASLMSNSIEGGPDVL